A window of Pectobacterium carotovorum genomic DNA:
CGCAATTTTCCAGCCTGATTTCCACTGCAGAAGAAAAAGCCCTATTCGACAGAGTCGGCGAATACCGTCAGGCCTACATCAAAAAACGCGATGAGATTATCGCGGAAAAAGGTGTGGGTAATTTCGATCGCGCCAGAACACTCTTCGACAACGAGTTCGTGCCCGCTTCCAATGGCTATCTGGCAAGCGTCGAAGCTCTGCGCGCTCACCAGCGCGCCAGCATCGACCAAATGGGACAAGACATTAACGCTGGCGCAAGCCGTGGCAATCTCATCCTTGCTATCACGGGCGTGCTGAGCGCCATCATCGGCGTCTTGATCGCCTGGGTACTCACCCGCAGTATTGTGCAGCCTCTGGCGCGTGCCGTCCGAGCAACGCAGGCCGTCGCAGCGGGCGATCTAACGCATAACGTGCAGCCTGAAGGACGTGATGAAGCAGCCCAGCTGTTGCACGCTCTGCAAGATATGACCGTGCGTCTGCGTTCTATCGTTGGTGAAGTTCGCCAAGGGTCTGAATCTATCGCAGGTGCTTCCTCACAGCTCGCCGCAGGCAATATCGACCTTTCCAGCCGCACGGAAGAGCAGGCCAGTGCGCTACAGGAAACCGCAGCATCGATTGAACAGTTAAGCTCGACGGTCAGGCAGAATGCCGATAACGCGCGTCAGGCCAACCAGTTAGCACAATCGACTACACAGCAAGCACAGTCGGGCGGGCAGTTAGTGACTGAAGTGGTGGAAACGATGGGGGCGATCGACGCGTCATCGAAAAAGATTGTCGATATCATCGGCGTCATCGACAGCATTGCGTTCCAGACCAACATTCTGGCACTGAATGCTGCAGTAGAAGCCGCGCGAGCGGGCGAGCAAGGTCGCGGTTTCGCCGTAGTCGCCGGTGAAGTACGCAGTCTGGCACAGCGCAGTGCCTCCGCTGCAAGAGAGATCAAGGAGTTGATCGATCGCTCTGTCCAAACCGTGGAAGCGGGCAACCGATTGGTGGTACAAGCCGGCGCGTCGATACAGGAGATCGTCAACGGCGTGCGTCAGGTCAGCGATTTAGTCGGGGAAATCAGCTCTGCCAGCAATGAACAGACGATGGGCATTGAGCAGGTGAACGTTGCGGTGAACCAGATGGAAGTGACGACCCAGCAGAATGCATCGCTGGTGAACGAGGCCTCGGCCGCGACGCAGTCTCTACAGCAGCAGGCCGCACAGTTGGCTGAAACGGTCAGCCAGTTTCGCTTAAGTAACAACCATCAGATTGCTCGTACGCCAACGGTGACCCCATCGTTCCCCCTTAAACCTGCTCTGGCAGCACCGAGTAAGCGTGGTGCCTCAACGGGTGACGGGGATTGGACATCGTTCTGATACCCGCGATACTTCTCCCCGTCTGCTGTCTCTTAGTCATGTTTCTATGCAAACTAAGAGGCAGCCGACAGCGACTGGTGATACAGCCGCACAGCTTTGTCTGGGTAGTCCAGCCCATCGCCGATATAACGCCAGCCGTGTTTTTCGTAATAGCCGCTAAACGTGGCGAACAAATAGAGATTGTCAAAACCCTGACGGCGGCAGAAATCCAGTACGTGCTGTTGCAGTGCGATGCCCAGCCCTTTGTCACGCTGGCTTTCTTCCACGTACAGCGATGCCAGCCAGGGCGTCAAATCCTGCCGGCTGATTAAATCGCAGCGCCAAAGCCCTACCGTCCCGACTAGACGCTCGCCCTCCAGCGCGATAAACGTCAGCGGTAACGCCGCCGGGTTCAGGCTATTACGCACCACGCTGGCAAAGAATTCACGGCTGTTCTGGCTGCCGAACGCCTGCCATATCCAGTCAATCACCTGCTCTTGATGCTGAGGATGATCCGCCAGATAAACAATCTTTGCCATGCATTTACCTACATACGCTGATAGCAATCAACACAAAGATACCTAATAAATTTACCTCATCCTACTTCAAGATGTATATACGGTGCAACGTGGCTCTTTTCCCTCCGTTGACGCTTTATGCGTATAACAAAGAATATAATTAATGAGAAATTATTTTCACGACAATCAATTTTAAAAACATATTTTCCCATGAATAATAACAAAAAAGAGACTAACATATTTTAATCAACCACTCTTTAATTGCAAAATAAAAAACAAACTAATAATTCAATAAAATAACAATAAGCAAAATAACATAATAAAGGAGGAGTAAACAAAAAAGAGTACCAAGAGTCCGCTACATCTAAAAAAAGCATTTAATCATCACTTATTATCTATCAGTGAGTTATTTTTATTGGAGATAGACTCATGGCATTACAAAGAACAATGGTGTACAAAGAACTGGTAAGTGAAAATTTTCAGATAGATGAAAATTCCATGGCTACCGAAGTAAGAAAACTATTAGTCGAAAAAAACTATATTGGTGGAAGCGATACCGATAAAGAGGCCTGGCGTTTCTTCATCTATAGCACGACTGATACTGATAATTATAGCGATTCTATACTCGCAAAAAATACCGAATCACTCGTTCCGATCAAAATGTTGCTCGGTCCAGGACAACAGTTGTACCTCACCAATATCAACAAAGGGCACCATCCCGACCTGATGGGCATTGGGGTAAATTGGTTCTTTGATCGAAATATGGGCTGCAAAATTTCTCTAAATAATGAAGACGAATCAGCAAAACAGAAAAATGCTGACAAATTTCAACCAATGATGATGAAGCATGTTCATCCCACCAGTCAGAATGTGGTTGGCATTTACGACAACGTTGTCGTATGTGAAAAAGGAAGCGTCATTAAGATCAATATCAGCTCATGGGGTGCCGCTGGGTTTGCCTACAGTATCAAACCAGATAAAGGCGATAACATTGTCGATACGCTCTATCTTGTACTCGGTGATTCCCCAGATTCAACGGCCCAGGTTTCCATGCGCCGAT
This region includes:
- a CDS encoding MCP four helix bundle domain-containing protein, whose protein sequence is MKNYKIGTRLSGGFGLLVALALVMLTCGIYQLNQLASNTQQMMQEPLRKERLVSDWHATLIAGIQRGVAIARSNDDSLVELFAAENTRATQENSNLQAQFSSLISTAEEKALFDRVGEYRQAYIKKRDEIIAEKGVGNFDRARTLFDNEFVPASNGYLASVEALRAHQRASIDQMGQDINAGASRGNLILAITGVLSAIIGVLIAWVLTRSIVQPLARAVRATQAVAAGDLTHNVQPEGRDEAAQLLHALQDMTVRLRSIVGEVRQGSESIAGASSQLAAGNIDLSSRTEEQASALQETAASIEQLSSTVRQNADNARQANQLAQSTTQQAQSGGQLVTEVVETMGAIDASSKKIVDIIGVIDSIAFQTNILALNAAVEAARAGEQGRGFAVVAGEVRSLAQRSASAAREIKELIDRSVQTVEAGNRLVVQAGASIQEIVNGVRQVSDLVGEISSASNEQTMGIEQVNVAVNQMEVTTQQNASLVNEASAATQSLQQQAAQLAETVSQFRLSNNHQIARTPTVTPSFPLKPALAAPSKRGASTGDGDWTSF
- a CDS encoding GNAT family N-acetyltransferase — its product is MAKIVYLADHPQHQEQVIDWIWQAFGSQNSREFFASVVRNSLNPAALPLTFIALEGERLVGTVGLWRCDLISRQDLTPWLASLYVEESQRDKGLGIALQQHVLDFCRRQGFDNLYLFATFSGYYEKHGWRYIGDGLDYPDKAVRLYHQSLSAAS